The following coding sequences lie in one Elusimicrobiota bacterium genomic window:
- the pabB gene encoding aminodeoxychorismate synthase component I, whose protein sequence is MFDIPDELLHSFVKKHKKFAIFETRKYDQNNRRSYFFLDPVHTIKINQLGEIEKRINEIESWVGRGYYAAGYFSYELGYGLDYPQGLTQKPLVSTCVKVPLAVFTIYRTPMIFNHVTGRWVNNGGKHLPGGYTGDTTESRGVLSKQKPGITPAVYERNINKIKEYIAAGETYQVNYTFRTKFEFNGEPSSLYNTLRGTQKVAYSAYISDGDTHILSFSPELYFRKTGCNIVMKPMKGTIRRGVDTAEDCVLADELHNSKKNRAENLMIVDLLRNDLGRIAVTGSVKVTKLFEVERYETLYQMTSTITAKLKPRTSLYRIMHTLYPSGSVTGSPKIRTMEIISSLENTPRGVYTGAVGFITPRGDAVFNVAIRTAVLKKKKSKKDSYDSELGIGSGIIWDSAGKDEHSECMLKAQFVYDKVKPFKLIETFLWSAEEHGYFLYAYHLNRLEKSAQYFGYRINLQTVNAVLRKNSGGFDKTKKYRVRMLVSPSGKVELENYILETTPAGEIVFTSNKVVVSKTRTRPEDKFLYHKTTNRELYDREHKYCAEKGYLGVIYFNTHGEVTEFGRANLAILKNGKYYTPPLNCGVLPGVYRRYFLKNNRNAYEKVLTCRDLVNADKIFMLNSVIGMVEVKLCNANKK, encoded by the coding sequence ATGTTTGATATACCGGATGAACTATTACACAGTTTTGTAAAGAAACACAAAAAGTTTGCGATATTTGAAACCAGGAAGTATGATCAGAATAATCGCAGGTCATACTTTTTCCTGGATCCTGTGCATACGATTAAAATCAACCAGCTAGGTGAGATTGAGAAACGGATTAATGAAATTGAGAGTTGGGTTGGCCGCGGATACTACGCTGCTGGATATTTCTCGTACGAACTTGGTTATGGATTGGATTATCCTCAAGGGTTGACACAAAAACCTTTGGTATCGACCTGTGTGAAAGTGCCTTTAGCTGTGTTTACAATATATCGTACACCAATGATATTTAATCACGTAACCGGGCGGTGGGTGAATAATGGTGGTAAACACTTACCGGGTGGTTATACCGGTGATACAACAGAATCCCGGGGTGTACTTAGTAAACAAAAACCCGGGATTACTCCCGCAGTTTATGAGCGTAATATCAATAAAATTAAGGAGTACATCGCGGCAGGTGAGACGTATCAGGTAAATTATACTTTCCGTACAAAGTTTGAATTCAACGGTGAACCTTCCTCTTTATACAATACGTTAAGGGGTACACAGAAAGTAGCGTATTCCGCTTATATCTCCGACGGGGATACACATATCCTTTCATTCTCACCAGAATTATATTTTAGGAAAACCGGGTGTAATATCGTAATGAAGCCTATGAAGGGGACAATCCGCCGCGGGGTTGATACAGCGGAAGACTGTGTGCTTGCGGATGAGCTGCATAACAGTAAAAAAAACCGTGCGGAAAACCTTATGATCGTCGATCTTTTACGTAATGACCTCGGGCGTATCGCCGTAACCGGCAGTGTTAAAGTAACAAAATTATTTGAGGTTGAACGTTATGAAACGTTATACCAAATGACTTCAACAATTACCGCAAAACTTAAACCCCGGACCAGCCTCTATAGAATAATGCATACGCTTTACCCATCGGGTTCCGTCACGGGTTCTCCAAAAATACGGACAATGGAAATTATAAGTTCACTGGAAAATACACCCCGAGGTGTGTATACAGGCGCGGTTGGCTTTATCACCCCAAGAGGTGATGCTGTATTCAATGTTGCAATCCGCACAGCTGTTTTGAAGAAAAAGAAAAGTAAAAAGGATTCTTACGATAGTGAATTAGGGATTGGCAGCGGTATTATCTGGGATTCTGCGGGGAAGGATGAACACTCGGAGTGTATGCTGAAAGCGCAGTTTGTGTATGATAAAGTCAAACCGTTTAAACTTATTGAAACATTTCTTTGGTCTGCTGAAGAACACGGGTATTTTTTGTATGCGTACCACCTTAACCGTCTTGAAAAATCAGCGCAGTATTTCGGGTACAGGATTAACCTTCAAACTGTTAACGCGGTATTACGAAAAAACTCCGGCGGGTTCGATAAAACAAAGAAGTACCGTGTACGCATGTTGGTATCTCCTTCAGGTAAAGTTGAACTTGAGAACTATATATTAGAAACCACTCCTGCCGGGGAAATAGTTTTTACCTCAAATAAAGTTGTGGTATCAAAAACACGGACAAGGCCGGAGGATAAGTTTTTGTATCACAAAACTACGAACCGTGAACTCTACGACCGTGAACATAAGTACTGTGCTGAAAAAGGGTATCTGGGTGTCATATATTTTAATACCCATGGAGAAGTAACGGAATTTGGGCGTGCAAACCTTGCAATCCTGAAAAACGGGAAGTACTATACTCCGCCGTTGAACTGCGGGGTATTACCCGGTGTTTACCGCCGGTATTTTTTGAAGAACAACAGGAATGCGTACGAAAAAGTGTTAACCTGCCGTGACCTCGTGAATGCTGATAAAATCTTTATGCTAAACTCTGTTATTGGGATGGTAGAAGTTAAACTTTGTAACGCTAATAAAAAATGA